The Engystomops pustulosus chromosome 9, aEngPut4.maternal, whole genome shotgun sequence genome includes a window with the following:
- the LOC140077542 gene encoding olfactory receptor 5AR1-like — MDPTNTSAVKYFIISGISDDPMMNNIIFFLVLIIYLLTLGGNVSILLLVCLDRQLHTPMYFFLCNLSILDISCSTNNLNNILVSFISGDNTVSVLRCLVQIFIFLCLTCGELLILAAMSFDRYVAICSPLHYHMIMNARICILLAIICWVLGTVESIPIFLELMKFTCYNSNVVNHFFCDIMPVLKLSCSDTHFLDLYILTLGVIISAFSPFLMTFISYVFIILTILKIRSTTGRRKAFYTCSSHLTVVSLLYTSLAIQYMRPHSLVNLSSNKLISLFNTAAMPILNPMIYSLKNKDVKVAFRRRMRFPLFLK; from the coding sequence ATGGATCCTACAAATACAAGTGCAGTAAAGTATTTTATAATTTCTGGAATCTCGGATGACCCTATGATGAACAATATCATCTTCTTTCTGGTTCTTATCATTTATCTTCTCACTCTTGGTGGTAACGTGTCCATTCTTCTATTGGTCTGCCTAGACCGTCAGCTCCacacccccatgtacttcttcctatGTAACTTGTCCATTCTAGACATCAGCTGCTCAACGAACAACCTGAATAACATCCTCGTATCTTTCATATCAGGGGACAACACAGTTTCGGTCCTCAGATGTTTGGTCCAGATCTTCATATTTTTGTGTCTGACTTGCGGAGAGCTTTTGATCCTCGCTGCTATGAGTTTTGACCGATATGTTGCTATATGTAGTCCTTTACATTATCACATGATCATGAATGCTAGAATATGTATATTACTAGCTATTATATGCTGGGTATTGGGTACGGTGGAAAGTATACCAATATTTTTGGAACTAATGAAGTTCACTTGTTACAATTCAAATGTGGTCAACCACTTCTTCTGTGACATCATGCCCGTGCTGAAGTTATCTTGCAGTGATACCCATTTCTTAGACCTTTACATACTCACTTTAGGAGTCATCATTTCCGCGTTTTCTCCGTTCCTTATGACATTCATTTCCTATGTCTTCATTATCCTGACCATACTGAAGATCCGGTCCACCACCGGCAGACGGAAGGCCTTCTACACATGTTCCTCACACCTCACGGTGGTCAGTCTTCTCTACACCTCTCTCGCCATTCAGTACATGAGGCCCCATTCCTTGGTCAACTTAAGCTCAAACAAATTAATTTCTCTGTTCAACACAGCTGCTATGCCCATACTAAACCCGATGATCTATAGTTTGAAAAATAAAGACGTCAAAGTTGCTTTTCGAAGGAGGATGAGATTTCCTTTATTCCTTAAGTAA